The stretch of DNA atacatttttaattgctaATAATTAATGGTGATGAATATCAATTCCATTTCACTTTTAACTGCTAACACTTGTTAGATAGTCCTTATTCTGATATGGTGACTAGCATCAATTCAATTAGTAACTAGTATTATACATACTTGAATATAAAAAAGTGGTACTAGTCACTGTTCTATTAGTGAAAAACTATTCTGTTTTACTGTTAAGGAGGTCATATTTTTTTCCGATTTATTATACAGTGATCTGTTGTTCACATATTCATATTCTTTTGTGACTAGCTAATGATGATTCAATTTGATTATTTCTTAGTTATCAAAATTGGTATCTATTTCAGCTTTGAAAGTGGTAATTTaatgtatacagtacacacacacacacacacacaaatatctaTCCTAAACGGTATAGGTAACATAtctcaattaatttttttgtcgTATGAAATGACTAGCCAGAATGATACtttacagtttaattaaaatcttactgataAGGTTACAGTTGGAATACAAAGAATGTCTAATAGTCTTAATAAatcttaatatactgtatattcactTAGTGCTAAGAAACCTGTAACATTATTAACTAAGTTAAATAATGAGTGGTACTGTAAAAGATTTTCAATACTTATAGACATACATTATTAGGCTAGATAATATAGGCACTcaagcaatttttcattttgttatgATTCAGTGGCAAACCATTCAATTTAAGTTTCAGTTGTTTATAATTTGTTTCGTATAAAACCCCTGAATGTTAACAAATAGACTCACCTGAATTGTCTGTCGGTTGTAGACCTTCACAACGTGAAAGCTGAAGCTGTAAATGCCTCGCCGAGGAGCTTGAAATACACTCGCCTTAAGATCGAAATGATTTCCAATGTTCACTAGTACCTGCAAAAAGGTGTTTGTTCACTTAGTTAACGTATGTTTTGGAAACGTGTTAAAGCCTAGTTAACGCACAAATACGCGTTGCCCAAATGTGAAAGCAAGGTCTGACCTGATCAAAGTAGATTGTCATGGACTTGTTACTCATTTCTGATGGTTCATGGTTAGTTCCTCTGACCGCAGAGAAAGCCACTTTAGCACCAGCAGCTCGGACAGATATCCCAAACGACGAGGTCACTCCTCCTTCGGCAGACGGGTTCGAGTCACACACAACTAAACATTTTCCTTCCAAAACTACCGGCTCTGTGTCATTCTGTCCGAGGGAAAACGCAACGCTGAAACTCAGAAGAAGGGTGGAGGCCAGTACGGCCAAAGATCCCGGTTCCCTGGATCTCAACATGACTGTGGAAGACCTctgagcaaaatattactaacgAGCAATCTTTGGAGATCAGTGAAGAGGaaagcagctctctctctctctctctctctctctctctctctctctctctctccgtctctttctctcacacacacacacgttctctcATCTACATACACCGCGCGCACGCATTATTTGAAAACGCCCTGAATTTTTACCATGTGCCCAAGTTTCCATTGCGCAATAGTCTAAAATCTAGTTCAAATGCAAAATTTATGCATCACagctaaacaataaataaaaagactattaataagaataaatgtatCTCTAATCGATGCTTTGACAACCAAAATACTTACGAAACTGTGGACGGATAGACTGTCACTTGAAGGGTTTATGCGTTGATTGGATATTCCAACAAACCCAGTTAAAAGCACTACTGTATTCAGTATACTGTTAAGTACTTATTATACTTTATACTCATAGAAACTTCTGCTCAGCATTTATTAATGGAAActtcattttaatgtaaattgaTGTTCTGGTGACATTCCATTGTTTGGTGTTGGTGTTTCAAAAACTAATATGATGTGCTATTGCACCATCCAGTGgttgtgaaaatatattaaatcaacTTTATATGAAAAGACTTTAAACTAGCGAAGTATTTATCACTTTAAATTTTAATTCACACATGCAAAATTGTTAATTAAATCGGCTACAATATGCACAACACGTAAGCGAATAGCAAACTGTAAATATGTCGTTATTCAAGTCGTTTTGCTTTTTCTTTCAGCAACATCAAGATTTTAGGTTAAAAGTTATGAAACTATAATAGAATGTGCACAGCTGGCACAAAATGACAACAATGCCTTTGTTTCAGAATTCAGATTTGTTCACACATAAccatgtaaaaactaaaatatgtttgAGCTGTAAGTGTAAAACTTTGTGAGTCACTTCTTAAAGTAACAACTTCAAGTCTGTTGTGCACCACCTTTTGCATGCTGTTCAAGTGTGATTAGTCCATTCTTTGCTACAGATTTACTGCAGATTTTTTGATTAATGAAACAACACCTGACAACCACACATTTATAGTACCATACCTTTTCAATTaataatgttgttcttttgacaCAGTGTGCTAATTGGATCACTGTCTTGCTGAAAGATGAGAGTTTTAGCTAACTGAAGCTGGTTCTCTTGCAGTATTTCCCTGTGTTATGCAGCATCCAttctttcttgtttcttgttttaacaAGATGCTGATGAAAAGAAGCCCCACAGAGAATGCCATTTTAGCAGAAAGCATTTGGGACCATATTAGtatcttatttttcattttttcctcCACATTTCCATGCTTCTAGTTTCTAGTTTAAACACAGGCTTCTTGTTAGTTGCATCTAATATGCAGCAATAGTGGAAAATGAAACGCAAAAGAAAAGGGGATATTTTTGCAGGTTATTTTTTGTCCAGATGTAACAGGACAGAATCTCTCTTCATGTGTGTCTCTTTTCTTAATAGACATAAACAATGATCAGGTCAAATGCAGACAAAATCAGTATTGAATTTTCTTTGCTTTGTCTGAACAAGGTGGGTGAGAATACACAAGTGGCAAGCCCAATGATCATGTTAATTTCAAACTTTTATAGGTCTACTTTTATTGATAATATTGTTGTCAGACCATACTGACAAAACACTAGTAGCCTAGTACATAATAAGTGATTTTGGAGTTGAAAATTGTGATTGTGAgcctaaaattatttttaagttaCTTGGGTATCACAATAAAGACCTTAATAAAGAATTCACAATAAAGAAAACCTTACGAGGTAAAAGCCACTATTGAGAATGAAAAAGAGGCTGTGTGGTCAGTTGATAGGCTTCTGTTCCCAAggtcacaagaaaaaaaaactctggaAAAAAATTCtgtacagctgaaaaaaaaaaaaaaaagactaggcCTATTCTTACTGGATGTAATCATATTCTTTGACACGTAGTCTgctacaaaataaatcaataaaataattttcacaatgttttatttttttccccattttcaaGTAGGCTAGTTTAATCATACCCCTTTAGCAAACCATGGGTTAACATCACCTGGACAAACTTCATCCGAGGCAGGGAATCGCATATAGAATATTCTGGCCAAATATGAATGAAGGGATCGTGTTAATCCACTCTTCGCGTCCACAGGTCTTCTGTGCACGGATGTGGCGGATTACGCACATGTGTTCAACCTGTTCCGTCAAACAAGTCTTCAACTACACCCTGAGTTCTGGGAATAACGGCAACAATTTGTGCGACGAATATCACACAATTTGGATCGCGTTCTTTAAGCTACTTGTTCTAACGACGCACTGCTTTATATCGTAGTTATATTTTATCCTAGTTTCGTCCTTCGCTTCGCCACTTCCATTATCATTTCATGGAATTCAAAGTTGAAACCCTCGGGGAGAATCATGGTGCTCCGGGTGAAACTGCTTGTTGGTGAGTAAATATAATATTGCGCGAGCTAATGGACAcgaacataaatataatatttaattgtattgtcATTAACGAGTAACCTCTTGAGAACGAATACATACATAATTCCACACTATAGTGTAACAACAAAACATGTAAACATGCACTTGTAATAGTGGTGATAAAGCTGCAtaaattatagatagatagataattatgAACACAATATACAGAGTATACTACTGTACATTGGAGTTATCTTTAAcatgaccctggaacacaaaaccagtcataagggtctatTTTATGAAatagagatttatacataatctgaaatcTAAACAAagctttgtatgtgtgtgtgttatgtttggtttgttaggattggacaatatcaggcagagatacaactatttgaatatctggaatctgagggtgcaaaaaaaaaaaaaaaaatattgagaaaatcacttttaaaattgtccaaattaagtccttagcaatgcatattactaatgcaAAATTAAGTTTGGATATGtctatggtaggaaatgtacaaaatatcttcatagaccatgatctttacttaatttttggcatacaataaaaaattatttaagactggtttcgtggtccagggtcacgtTTAAGAACTgtataaacatacagtataaattTTGCAGTTGTTGCAAGTCTCGTCAATCTTGGATTTCCTGGAGCACCAACAGCACCACCAAAGAGAGCTATAGGTAATTGTCTCTAATTAACAATTATCTTCTAAGCAAGAAGATCATTGTGATCGCATGCAAAAGTAGTACTGATTTGATTGAAGATGGatcttttataaaacaaatacttTGTCTCTTCAGTTAAAAACAACTCAGGTGTGACGCCGGCAGGGTTGTGTGGTGCTTGGGTCAAAGAAGCTGATGGAGGGCTTTTCACATCTCCTAACTATCCTGAAAAATATCCTCCTGACCGAGAATGCATATACATAATTGAAGGTTAGCGATCTAccattttgacaatttttaatGAGTAACATCTGCATATCTAACTAGAGGTTTTAATTGTCATAGCTTCTCCAAGGCAATGCATTGACCTGTATTTTGATGAAAAGTATGCTATTGAGCCATCGTGGGAGTGTAAGTTTGACCACATTGAAGTCAGGGATGGCCCCTTCAGCTTTTCTCCTATTATTGGCCGCTACTGTGGACAAGAGAGCCCGACCTATGTTAGGTCCAGTGGACGATACCTTTGGATAAAATTTGTGGCAGATGGTGAACTAGAAGCCACTGGATTTTCAGCTTGGTACAATTTCACCCAAGGTAAgagttgtgtttttgtcaccGGTATATGCCTTTTTTTTGTACTCACCACCAAGTATTTATCAGTTTCTTTATGCAAGTTTATgcaaaacctgatgatcatgtcCAGCATGCTTTGAGGGACTTGTCCTTCAGTGGAAGAGCATCTGATTGTCCAACCAATCTGTGTGAAGTGACCTGGATGCAGAATCTAAAATGTGTCTTATTCACCTTACGTCTTGAAGTTTTTTGTAACAGGTTTAAACAGCAGATTGTGTGGTCTCAAACTTTTAAACTCCACTGTATTTATTTGGaaacatataaatgtatagtTAGAATATTGATCCAGTACAGTTGGTTTAATCTTAGCAAGATCCTCCGTGTTTTGGTAAATGCTGTGTTCTGTGCTCAGGTCAGATGGCCCTGCATTTGTAGTGCAGGCACACATGCAGCAGCTGAGTGGGGGAGGTTTGTGATGTCTCTGATCCCAGTTAATGAAAGCTTGTCTTCAGAGGAGCACATTCGGTCTGCTCCATGTCCTGAGCTCTGTCCCCCTACTTCAGCTTTGCTAAATCCTATTGCAAATCTATGGAATGGCCAAAATAATTTGCTTTATGCATTATTGGGTTGCAAAGGGTCTTTTGTCAATCTATTTTTGAATCCATATTTACATCATTCAATGAATAGCCTAAGAGAAAACTgaagtgagtgttttttttttttttggactaatCAACTGTGGTTTAAGACAGATGCGATGTCTGTCTATTCTAAAGTAGGCTGATGTTCTGATTATGTGATGTTACTTAAATTTTCATTACACCAGTGTTCATTACCGCTGCCTAATAAACACTGAACAGCAGTGCTAATCTCCTCTCAAAGCTAAATCCAGTCTTCAGATTTTGGTAATGAAGCAGGGTCATAAGAGGAGAGGACCAGCAATCATATATCTGTCCTGTGAATTGACAACCCTGTACGCAAAATACATACATCACTGATTGAATGTCTacacattatttaattaattttattcaaacaataactaaaaatattaacatctttTAAAAATTCCATTTGTAACTAACAAGagatgtaatgaatgaatataataaaatatttttttatattcaatatttttttttttaggctttgcTAGGCATTCCAATCcaggttttttttctgttatgtatataaaatactgtaaaatatgattCTCGACATCATAAATCAGAGATTTGCTAGAGACCTACATCCATGCACCCTGTTACATCAGCATAAAGAATAATCTTAGCCAAGCTGTACCAGAGGTAAGAAAACACGAGAGGATTACTGTGAATCCCTGAATGGTTTTAGATTGAAACCTTAAAGACTCTGAAATAtcctggtgatttttttttttttttgggtggaaaTTATAAATTGGATCTAGATAGACATGATGAACTGTTACCTGTTTAAGCCTGAAAAACTGTGcataaataaaagaaattcaaacaggcTCCTGTAAACACACCTTCATCTTATTACTTTGATTCCTGTCACACTGGACAGTCTAATCTGTGTGAGGCTGGTGAAGGGATTATTAATCCACGTACAATCATGACTCAAGCCTCAGGACATCATTCGCGTTCACTAATCCTATGTGTTTCAGTTATTAtggttaaagaaaataaatgatggtGAGCCGGGTCAGAAGTTCCTCAAGGTCAGGGACAAAAGGCACCcatgtgtctgtgtttgtctttAATGCCATCAATCGAATAAATTTCCATCTGTTTTTATTTCCTATGTTCTTAGGAAGAAATAATGCAGTCTACAGTACTGTTcagaggtttggggtcagtaatactttttaatgttttgacaaaagtctgtttttttattcattacaaaaaatattgaaatatctctgttacttaaaataactgttttctatttcaatatattttaaaatgtaatttcttcctgtgatggaaaagcatCATTACAcgttaagcatcattactccagtcttcagtgtcatacaatccttcagatatcattctaatatgcagatgtgttgctcacaaaacattttcaattattatcaaagctgaaaatagttgtgcggctgaatatttttgtggaagcatgatccattttttttcaagattctttgatgaatagaaagttcaggagaacagcatttattttaaatacattttcacatcataaatgtctttactgtcatgtttTGATCAGCTTAATGTGTGCTTCCGTGATAAAAGTTGTACTGACTCCAAACATTTAGAcagtagtgtactgtatatacactctTTTGTATATGCTGGTGTCCTCACTTACTTTTCTAAACCAACTTCTGCAGAAAGATCATTTTAGATAACCAGTGCTTTTTGATGGGGAACAGCATGGAATATACCAGCCTTTAAATGCACACGGATCTGTCTTTTCAACAGCAACAAGCCAGCCGTTTTgatatttacacaatattttatGTCACATATGTGAATATGAAATCATTAGTGTGTTTGTGGGCTCTTTGACCTTGTAAACTAAACAGATGAAAGCCTTATAAAATCCTTAATCACTCGCTCTCCTCTGCCTGTTTTACAGATCCTGATTTCAAAGACCTTGGAGTTCAACCACCTCTTCCTAGTGAGTGAAGtgtttttttagatttaattGATCCCCTCTGCATAATAAAACCACTTCACAATGATACATTACTGTGCTTTCATGTTGTAGTTTGTGAATTTGAGATGAGCGGGCCAGAGGGGATTGTGGAGTCAGTAATGGTTACCAAAGAGGGCAAAGCGTTGCAGACAGAGGCTGTAGACTGCAGGTGGTACATAAGAGCTCCTCCTGGATCGAAGGTAAAACTCTTTATTTATGCAATTGAAAGCCTAGCGTGGTGGCCTAGGACGGATCTTGTTACTTTCCACTGTGTAAGGAGGACCTTGAAAAGATCTCCTAAGAACACTGATTTAAATGTGTCTTTTCTTGGACAGATCTATTTGCGTTTCCTGGATTATGAAATGCAGAACTCAAACGAGTGCAAGCGTAACTTTGTGGCGGTGTATGATGGGAGCAGCTCGGTGGAACACCTAAAGAATAAATTCTGCAGCACGGTGGCCAACGACGTGATGCTGCTGACTTCACTAGGTGTGATTCGCATGTGGGCCGATGAGACCAGCCGCAGGAGCCGGTTCCGTATCCTCTTCACCACCTTCCACGAGCGTGAGTCATTCCATCTTAACACATTTCAATAGCACATACTGTATAGATTTCTTTAGTGATTTACCTCTTATTTTAACTGCATATTTGGACCAACACATTATTAGtaattttttagttgttttagctGCCTGATATGGTAGTGTCTCATGTGGTTTCttctataattattatcattttgcTCTGCTCTTCAGCTCCGTGTGAAGGAGACTCATTCTTCTGTCATGGTAACATGTGTATTAACCACACATTGGTGTGCAATGGTATCCAAAACTGTGTCTATCCTTGGGACGAGAATGGTTGCAAAGGTAAATAGtcacatgtttaaaaatgaaatattaaaagaaaataatggtatttaaaagtatttatgcTGTCACCATTTATTCACCTCGAGTCATTACAAACCTGTTTGATTTTCGTTCTTATGCGGAACACTTTAAAgaaggacataaaaaaaaaaaaaaacagtatctgTGTTTTTGTCCATCCAGTTACACCCCAAATTACTTTTATTGAATGGACACAGAAacagatatttttcaaaatatcctttttttgtgcgttccacagaagaaaataaagcTGTATAGGTAAATGACAAGAGACACTTTATGTGCATGTAAACTGctgttcacattttttttaagaagtcctTTTTATTCAGTCTTATTACTTTTGTACTTTTGCATAATTGATTATATACTTATTTTTCAACAAGGATACATTCATTTGATCAAGATAAAGATTTATAAggatacaaaagatttctattttgaacCTGTTATGGagtctataaaaaatattaagcagcacaactgctttctaCATTGATATTAaaaagaaatgttccttgagtaTAGTTGTCATAtaagaatgctttctgaagggtcatgtgacactgaagactggagttatgactgatggaaattcagcttagccatcacagaaataaattacattttaaaatgcattcaaatagaaaacagttattgtaagTTATTATAATATTCCAtaatatgtactgtatttttcatcaaataaatgcagtattggCAAGCTTTGAAACAGTATGGTTTTAATTTAGAAAAGTGTGCCACATACACTCTATATGCTCCTTTttccacagagaaaagaaaagccACTATCCTGGACAGTCTCGACAACACTAATGTGACCATTATAGGCGTGACCTGTGGAGTGGTGATTATCCTGCTCACCGTctcaataataattcaaataaaacagcCACGGAAGAAGTACATCATCCGCAGAGATGAATTCGACCCTGCATTGCTGCACGAGGCCTTTGAACCACCAGAATACGAGCTGTGCACGTTACGGCAAGCAACCTCATGCGACGGTGATGTTTTACCTGAAGACTTCCCCAAACTGCAGCGTACCTCGTCCAAATGCATCCACGGCCACCACTGTGGCTCCCAGGTGTCCAGCACTCGAGGCAGCCGCAGCGATCTCAGCCTGCGAGATGGTGCAGCCATTCTCTCAGACATGGAGCCAACCATACAACCTCCATTTCCTCTGCAAGCTACACCTACTGGCCGCAGGAATATCCTAGTGATGAAGCACAGCTACTCGCATGATGGGGCTGAAGAGTGCGACCTGGATGATGAACTTTATGATGGGCCCACCACCAGCCGTGGGCGAGCTGCAGTGGACAGAACTGTGCATCGGTCAATATCCAATGACTTCTAATGGTTTTCCATGCACGTCAGCCCAGCTTTTGGATAGATTTCTTTATTGTCCTCTTTGTGTCCGTTTTATTTGTAACAGTTATGCACTTGTTTATTATGTTCGTTGACAGTCAAAATTGTCATTTTCACCGTTTTGTATCCATAAAGGATTATGGATCAAAAAAATGGGTGCATTAATAGGATTTGTGAACTATAAAACTATATTCCTGCcagttttcttttcctgttttgtATATGACTAGTCCAAGGCTGTCTAGTCCATATCATTTGATGACTGTTATGCACTTCTGTTTTCATCCTAATATTGAGAAATGATATTAGGACACTCAATCGTTGCATATGTTTGATGTAAATATTTTGATTCATGCTGTTTTGGTGTGggtattatttaaaacattacataaaaacaTGTCATAAATGCTAAGGCTATTTTCACGTTTGTGTTTTGTAATGTGGGACAGGCTTCTCTCTTTCCTTGAGCTGTGTGGTTTAATTTCATTGTGCTTTACTTGTGACTTaattttctttgtattttcatTGCTTTTATGTTTATGTGAGTTCATTTGTGCTTCTTTTATACTTTGTTACCCGAATGCTTCAGTTTTCATTCTCATATCACATATTACTGATAAAATTACAAACACGTTGTTATGATGTCtcgttttattgcatttttactaTAAAATGCCATGTAGAACAAAAACTATCTTTTAAAAATGTGCCTTTCCATTGGATTGCATCCTCCTTGCTTATTGATAATATTTTAGAGTGGTTGTAGGCATGTGAACATTTCTAAAATTGCCAACCTCGTCATAATAACATTCAATCATTGATTTAATACTACAAACGTACTGTTTTCATTACATCTGTCATTTAAAGCTGAAAAACAGCAGTCAGAGATGAGTAATAAGCGCACACATTTGGGTTTGTGAGTACATCCGCGTAATAGTGCCTCCCTCTGGTATATTAAAGTAATTGCATTGGATAAACTTTCACtactaatgaaaaaataaaaacatataaaaggacaattaattaACAGGTTATAACCCTCGAACCCACAATTCGTTAGGTTTCTTCAATTCATTTTTATCATCCCATGAACTAATATTATCTGTAAAAAACATAAAGAGAGCGGAACTAATGACGCTTCAGTCTTTCGACTCGTCGGACAAAACAAATGAGGTGCACCGATTCTCGTCTCGTGAAATAATGTAAACGTTCTGTGGTTGTCTTATAATTTATCTATAGAATGTGTAGACAGTATAGTTGTCTGTATGTTGACATGACTATGCCGTTgatctatttaaatgttttttctcatTAGTTGCATATCTGATCTATTTTAATTGCGAATCTTTCAGAAGCTGCGtgctgtcattgggtaggaggtCAGTTAATGAGTGCCTCTAAATTCATTTAGGATGTCTGAATTTGGCATAGAATCAAATCACTCCACAGAGACTCATAAGCAGGGTTCAGCTGGTGACGGTTCTTTTAAAAAACGACTCGGTATTTTTGCTACTTGTGTGGTCGGAGGGTCATTGGTGGCTCTGTACGCAGTGACCGGACCGTTTATAGCACCAGCTTTGAGGAAAGTTTGTCTCCCGTTTGTTCCTGCAACGAGGACTCAAATTGAAAACGTTCTTAATGTTTTGAAAACTAGATCTGGTTCTCTGGTGGATATCGGCAGCGGAGATGGACGTATAGTGAgttatttcctttttttcataTATCCGTTTGTTTTACTAAAGaatacaataattttatgtatgcgtttgtttatttatttgcatttttattatatgaCAAAGAAAAGGCTTTTATGAATGTTCtcagagataaaaaaaagaaaaggcttTTATGAATGTtctcagagataaaaaaaaaaaaaagggatcatACCTTCATAAGAACGTTTTGTTATATTTCATAAGAATGTTTTAAGTAAAGCAACCTCTTTTGGGCTAACACACAGTACCATGTAAATGCCATAGTATATGAATAAAAATCATTCAACACTGTGGCATATCAGCATTGCTATGCAACAGCTGTACAACATTATTGATGTTAGATGAGCACAGTTTGTTAATAGTCTTGTTCCTCTGTGTTTCTGGTTTGGTCTAGGTTATCGCTGCAGCAAAAAGTGGTTTCAAGGCAGTTGGCTTCGAGCTGAACCCCTGGCTGGTGTGGTACTCCCGATTCAAAGCCTGGAGGGAAGGTGTTCATCACAACACTTCTTTTTATATTTCTGACCTTTGGAAGGTGAGGACAGGTCAATCATAATCTAAATGTGCATCTTCCATTATATTATTATCTAAATTATTATGTGTTTAAAGATCAATACAGTCTGTATGTAATCATTCCGCATGTGTTTAAAGTATTATTAATTGTCTTTCTTTCATAGGTCAGTTTTTCAGAGTACTCCAATGTGGTCATCTTTGGTGTTCCTCAAATGGTAAAATCTTCAGactcattttatatatacatacatacacctgtacataaaatatttttacaatctgACAGACTCGGTTGTTTTCTTCACAGATGGAGCAGCTTGAAGTCAAGCTCCAAACAGAGCTCCAGAGTTCAGCCAAAGTAGTGGCTTGTCGCTTTCCATTTCCCACTTGGACTCCTGATGATGTCGCTGGAGAGGGGATTGATACCGTTTGGGTTTATAATGCCAAGACATTCAAACCTCCCATCAGAAATTATAAAGACAGTGAAAGACCGAACTAATGACAAACTTAGtttctttaaagaaacatttctttctttagtGACAAACTTTTTGTCTCTCTCATGTAAGCATGAAAAACAGTCCAATTTGGCTGCCTTGTTGCGCCTAATTAAAAATCCCTGTGTTTTAGTAAAgaaaatgagtttgtttttttctgtatttaaaatatgacaaagaaaattattttatatataatttctcagagATGTGGAGTGATCAAATCCTGATAAGAATATTTCATGTTGTTTAAAGGcacgttcacaccaagaatgataactataaagataactatattagcgtccacaTC from Carassius gibelio isolate Cgi1373 ecotype wild population from Czech Republic chromosome B2, carGib1.2-hapl.c, whole genome shotgun sequence encodes:
- the LOC127950766 gene encoding cerebellin-2-like, with product MLRSREPGSLAVLASTLLLSFSVAFSLGQNDTEPVVLEGKCLVVCDSNPSAEGGVTSSFGISVRAAGAKVAFSAVRGTNHEPSEMSNKSMTIYFDQVLVNIGNHFDLKASVFQAPRRGIYSFSFHVVKVYNRQTIQVNLMHNEYPIISAFAGDQDVTREAASNGVLLHLEREDRLYLKLERGNLMGGWKYSTFSGFLVFPL
- the LOC127950750 gene encoding neuropilin and tolloid-like protein 1; protein product: MVLRVKLLVVVASLVNLGFPGAPTAPPKRAIVKNNSGVTPAGLCGAWVKEADGGLFTSPNYPEKYPPDRECIYIIEASPRQCIDLYFDEKYAIEPSWECKFDHIEVRDGPFSFSPIIGRYCGQESPTYVRSSGRYLWIKFVADGELEATGFSAWYNFTQDPDFKDLGVQPPLPICEFEMSGPEGIVESVMVTKEGKALQTEAVDCRWYIRAPPGSKIYLRFLDYEMQNSNECKRNFVAVYDGSSSVEHLKNKFCSTVANDVMLLTSLGVIRMWADETSRRSRFRILFTTFHEPPCEGDSFFCHGNMCINHTLVCNGIQNCVYPWDENGCKEKRKATILDSLDNTNVTIIGVTCGVVIILLTVSIIIQIKQPRKKYIIRRDEFDPALLHEAFEPPEYELCTLRQATSCDGDVLPEDFPKLQRTSSKCIHGHHCGSQVSSTRGSRSDLSLRDGAAILSDMEPTIQPPFPLQATPTGRRNILVMKHSYSHDGAEECDLDDELYDGPTTSRGRAAVDRTVHRSISNDF
- the LOC127950765 gene encoding ATP synthase subunit C lysine N-methyltransferase, with amino-acid sequence MSEFGIESNHSTETHKQGSAGDGSFKKRLGIFATCVVGGSLVALYAVTGPFIAPALRKVCLPFVPATRTQIENVLNVLKTRSGSLVDIGSGDGRIVIAAAKSGFKAVGFELNPWLVWYSRFKAWREGVHHNTSFYISDLWKVSFSEYSNVVIFGVPQMMEQLEVKLQTELQSSAKVVACRFPFPTWTPDDVAGEGIDTVWVYNAKTFKPPIRNYKDSERPN